The Microbacterium limosum genome contains a region encoding:
- a CDS encoding 1,4-dihydroxy-2-naphthoate polyprenyltransferase, which yields MAGTPSKKRKNHGTRPRTGGHPAGRRPAKGPAKPAPATARDWIGAARLRTLPLAIAPVVVGTGAAVLAGGLFHWVIALACLAVAVFLQIGVNYANDYSDGVRGTDDHRVGPARLTASGRVAPRAVLTVSLVFFALAALAGLAIVVRTQQWWLLLVGAACIVAAWFYTGGKRPYGYMALGEVFVFVFFGLVATVGTTWVQAGAIPQEAWFAAVAVGVLAVAVLLANNLRDIDQDRLAGKRTLSVLVGRRATQVLFTVFVLVPFAISAYLALFYPIAWLTLLALLAGLPAILIVWTYRMPRELVTALALTSLTSLGYAALLAWAFVG from the coding sequence GTGGCAGGCACCCCCTCGAAGAAGCGCAAGAACCACGGCACCCGTCCCCGCACGGGCGGGCACCCGGCGGGGCGCCGACCCGCGAAGGGCCCCGCGAAGCCGGCGCCCGCGACGGCGCGTGACTGGATCGGCGCGGCGCGGCTGCGCACGCTCCCCCTCGCGATCGCGCCGGTCGTCGTCGGCACGGGAGCCGCCGTGCTGGCGGGGGGGCTGTTCCACTGGGTCATCGCGCTCGCGTGCCTCGCGGTCGCCGTCTTCCTGCAGATCGGCGTCAACTACGCCAACGACTACTCCGACGGCGTGCGCGGCACCGACGACCACCGCGTTGGCCCCGCCCGGCTGACCGCCTCCGGCAGGGTCGCACCGCGCGCGGTGCTCACGGTGTCGCTCGTCTTCTTCGCGCTCGCCGCCCTCGCGGGCCTCGCCATCGTCGTGCGCACGCAGCAGTGGTGGCTCCTGCTCGTGGGCGCCGCCTGCATCGTCGCGGCGTGGTTCTACACCGGCGGCAAGCGGCCCTACGGCTACATGGCGCTCGGCGAGGTGTTCGTCTTCGTGTTCTTCGGCCTCGTCGCCACCGTGGGAACCACGTGGGTGCAGGCGGGTGCGATCCCGCAGGAGGCCTGGTTCGCCGCGGTCGCCGTCGGTGTGCTGGCCGTCGCGGTGCTGCTGGCCAACAATCTGCGCGACATCGATCAGGACCGCCTCGCCGGCAAGCGCACGCTCAGCGTCCTCGTCGGGCGGCGCGCGACCCAGGTGCTCTTCACGGTCTTCGTGCTGGTCCCGTTCGCGATCTCCGCCTATCTCGCGCTGTTCTACCCGATCGCGTGGCTGACGCTCCTGGCGCTGCTGGCCGGGCTGCCCGCCATCCTCATCGTGTGGACGTACCGGATGCCTCGGGAGCTCGTCACCGCGCTCGCGCTGACGTCACTGACCTCGCTCGGCTACGCCGCCCTGCTCGCCTGGGCCTTCGTCGGCTGA
- the menD gene encoding 2-succinyl-5-enolpyruvyl-6-hydroxy-3-cyclohexene-1-carboxylic-acid synthase — MTRASASPATDAMAALLAELVGRGLTDIVLSPGSRSQALALAAAALERAGRTSLHVRIDERVAGFTALGIARETRRPVAVVCTSGTAVANLLPAALEAHHAGVPLLLLTADRPGELRGVGANQTTRQPGLFGPAARYAIDAPVPDETDDTGASAQSATFRAIAADAWDAAAGRGSRTPGPAHVNLPVREPLAGALPGWFGRPDRQSGEEPVDEASGALYQGGGGIGDAGAAGSVADPVVLERGPRTVVVAGADPGADAELIAHEGGWPLIAEVVSGARYGRHLVHGYRALLRDETLGGRIERVVLVGRPTLSREVTALLSREDIEVVAVRGPAERVTFSSRTQSVDAVTVAAGQPDREWLGAWLSASRDAAVDLAPAAPDAQALASPDALTRRAAVDAELAAVRRPLDRAALVDAVWRATWPHDRIVFGSSRLVRVADQVLGGKKVPVHANRGVAGIDGTVATATGIALASQRGGGPGVTRLVLGDLALLHDVGALHLPGAEREPRLQVVVGNDGGGTIFDGLEVAAAADAADMTRVLYTPHDARLEHLALAYGWEYHRVTTRAALDQLLTAPGGGRQLIEVPLER, encoded by the coding sequence ATGACGCGCGCTTCGGCGAGCCCGGCGACCGATGCGATGGCCGCCCTCCTGGCGGAACTGGTCGGCCGCGGGCTGACCGACATCGTGCTGAGCCCCGGCTCCCGCTCGCAGGCCCTCGCCCTGGCAGCGGCGGCATTGGAGCGCGCGGGCAGGACCTCCCTGCACGTGCGCATCGACGAGCGCGTCGCGGGTTTCACGGCGCTCGGGATCGCCCGGGAGACCCGCCGGCCGGTGGCCGTCGTCTGCACGTCGGGCACCGCCGTCGCCAATCTGCTGCCGGCGGCGCTCGAGGCGCACCACGCCGGGGTTCCGCTGCTGCTGCTGACCGCCGACCGTCCCGGCGAGCTGCGCGGCGTCGGAGCCAACCAGACCACGCGTCAGCCGGGGCTGTTCGGCCCGGCGGCGAGGTATGCCATCGACGCGCCGGTGCCCGACGAGACGGACGACACCGGCGCGTCCGCGCAATCCGCGACCTTTCGGGCCATCGCGGCGGATGCGTGGGATGCCGCGGCCGGCCGCGGATCCCGCACTCCCGGGCCCGCGCACGTGAACCTGCCCGTGCGCGAGCCCCTCGCGGGCGCCCTGCCGGGATGGTTCGGCCGCCCCGACCGTCAGTCCGGCGAGGAGCCCGTCGACGAGGCATCCGGAGCGCTGTACCAGGGCGGCGGGGGCATCGGCGACGCCGGTGCGGCCGGGTCCGTGGCGGATCCCGTCGTCCTCGAGCGAGGGCCGCGCACCGTCGTCGTCGCGGGCGCCGATCCGGGAGCGGACGCCGAGCTGATCGCGCACGAGGGCGGCTGGCCGCTCATCGCCGAGGTCGTCAGCGGTGCGCGCTACGGTCGCCATCTCGTGCACGGGTACCGTGCCCTCCTGCGCGACGAGACGCTCGGGGGCCGCATCGAGCGGGTCGTCCTGGTGGGGCGGCCGACCCTCAGCCGCGAGGTGACGGCACTGCTCTCCCGTGAGGACATCGAGGTCGTCGCCGTGCGCGGGCCCGCGGAGCGGGTCACGTTCAGCTCCCGCACGCAGAGCGTGGATGCCGTCACCGTCGCCGCCGGGCAGCCCGACCGCGAGTGGCTCGGGGCATGGCTCTCCGCATCCCGCGACGCGGCCGTCGACCTCGCGCCCGCCGCGCCGGACGCGCAGGCCCTGGCATCCCCCGACGCCCTGACGCGGCGCGCGGCGGTCGATGCCGAACTCGCGGCCGTGCGGCGCCCGCTCGATCGTGCCGCGCTCGTCGACGCCGTCTGGAGGGCGACGTGGCCGCACGACCGGATCGTCTTCGGGTCCTCGCGGCTGGTGCGCGTGGCGGATCAGGTGCTCGGGGGCAAGAAGGTGCCGGTGCACGCCAACCGCGGGGTCGCGGGCATCGACGGCACGGTCGCGACGGCCACGGGGATCGCGCTGGCGAGCCAACGGGGCGGCGGACCGGGCGTGACGCGGCTCGTCCTCGGCGATCTCGCCCTGCTCCACGACGTCGGGGCGCTCCACCTCCCGGGCGCCGAGCGGGAGCCGCGCCTGCAGGTCGTCGTCGGCAACGACGGCGGGGGCACGATCTTCGACGGCCTCGAGGTGGCCGCCGCCGCGGATGCCGCGGACATGACGCGCGTGCTCTACACGCCCCACGACGCTCGGCTCGAGCACCTCGCGCTCGCCTATGGCTGGGAGTACCACCGGGTCACGACGCGGGCGGCGCTCGACCAGCTGCTGACGGCGCCCGGGGGCGGCCGTCAGCTCATCGAGGTTCCGCTGGAGCGCTGA
- a CDS encoding HNH endonuclease signature motif containing protein: MKTNDGDTHDDDVADVDGVDAVAAALAARYAAAVAAIAAAEAHAMAVLAETQTVGLERMAEIPRTAGREVDLPLRALAAELGAHARQPDRSVQRRMDDAHTVVTRFAATWEALAAGRVSVGHVRAIVEHGVKLTDPDIRAAFEGEALERAVSTTPGRLGAQLARLVEQVQPTTFAERHQAAREGRGVWVRDVADGMTELLLRGPAVPVHGIHALISQIAREVLNDGHTNTGAMDAADSRTMDQVRADVLTELVLTHRIDVESGEGLGDGHGGLASIRATVNVTVPALALAGVTEDPAELVGRTPIDLDTARLLAVTAPGWERVLADPITGGVLAVDRYTRTADLTRYLRVRDPHCRFPGCRMPTHRCDIDHGHDYALGGQTDHRNLAALCRRHHTVKGETPWRVRHHPGGVIEWTSPGGVSYTDTPPPVTVGFVPDLEDAPF, from the coding sequence GTGAAGACGAACGACGGTGACACGCACGACGACGACGTCGCCGATGTCGACGGTGTGGATGCCGTGGCGGCGGCGTTGGCGGCGAGGTACGCGGCGGCGGTCGCGGCGATCGCTGCGGCCGAAGCGCACGCGATGGCGGTGCTGGCCGAAACGCAGACGGTGGGACTGGAGCGGATGGCGGAGATCCCCCGCACCGCGGGCCGGGAGGTCGACCTGCCGCTGCGGGCACTCGCCGCTGAGCTCGGGGCGCATGCCCGACAGCCCGACCGCTCGGTGCAACGCCGGATGGATGACGCCCATACGGTTGTCACCCGGTTCGCGGCCACATGGGAGGCATTGGCCGCAGGGCGGGTATCGGTCGGCCATGTGCGGGCGATCGTGGAGCACGGGGTGAAGCTCACCGACCCCGACATCCGGGCCGCGTTCGAGGGCGAAGCGCTCGAGCGGGCGGTTTCGACGACGCCCGGACGCCTCGGCGCGCAGCTCGCGCGGCTGGTCGAGCAGGTGCAACCCACCACCTTCGCCGAACGGCACCAAGCCGCACGGGAGGGTCGGGGAGTGTGGGTGCGGGATGTCGCCGACGGCATGACCGAACTCTTGCTGCGCGGCCCGGCCGTGCCGGTGCACGGCATCCACGCCCTGATCAGCCAGATCGCCCGCGAGGTCCTCAACGACGGCCACACGAACACCGGTGCGATGGATGCCGCCGACTCCCGAACGATGGATCAGGTGCGTGCCGACGTGCTCACCGAGCTCGTCCTCACCCACCGCATCGACGTGGAGTCGGGTGAGGGCCTCGGCGACGGACACGGCGGACTCGCATCCATCCGCGCGACCGTCAACGTCACCGTCCCCGCCCTCGCACTGGCCGGAGTCACCGAAGACCCCGCCGAACTCGTCGGGCGCACACCGATCGACCTCGACACGGCCCGACTACTCGCCGTGACTGCGCCGGGATGGGAGCGGGTGCTCGCCGACCCCATCACCGGAGGCGTCCTCGCCGTCGATCGATACACCAGAACCGCGGATCTGACCCGATACCTTCGGGTCCGAGATCCACATTGCAGATTCCCCGGGTGTCGCATGCCCACCCACCGGTGCGACATCGACCATGGCCACGACTACGCGCTCGGCGGGCAGACCGACCATCGAAATCTCGCTGCGCTCTGCCGACGACATCACACCGTGAAGGGGGAAACACCCTGGCGGGTGAGACACCATCCCGGCGGCGTCATCGAATGGACCTCACCCGGCGGAGTCAGCTACACCGACACCCCGCCACCGGTCACCGTCGGCTTCGTCCCCGACCTCGAAGACGCGCCCTTCTGA
- a CDS encoding helix-turn-helix domain-containing protein, with protein sequence MSDETVAPTRRRENTRQRLLDAAAQVFAEVGLDAASVEAVCERAGFTRGAFYSNFDSKEEMFLELAGRVADERVLAVRARVAELESQGAFPSAATDALAIVQRVIDMSAEDRLGVLLMSEIRIHALRSPALAEAYLTQEEQMRESVAQIIDDIARAGQISFRVPAREAADLMLMVWESASVRAVMSGEGQAGAVRRTSEKLAAVARLIIEPREP encoded by the coding sequence ATGAGCGACGAGACGGTGGCCCCGACGCGGCGGCGCGAGAACACGCGCCAGCGCCTGCTGGATGCCGCGGCGCAGGTGTTCGCCGAGGTGGGGCTGGACGCGGCATCCGTCGAGGCGGTGTGCGAGCGCGCGGGGTTCACTCGCGGCGCCTTCTACTCCAACTTCGACTCCAAGGAGGAGATGTTCCTCGAGCTCGCCGGCCGTGTGGCCGACGAGCGCGTGCTCGCCGTGCGGGCGCGGGTGGCCGAGCTCGAGTCCCAGGGTGCGTTCCCCTCCGCCGCGACCGACGCGCTGGCGATCGTGCAGCGCGTCATCGACATGTCGGCCGAGGACCGGCTGGGCGTCCTGCTCATGAGCGAGATCCGCATCCACGCGCTGCGCTCGCCGGCGCTCGCCGAGGCGTACCTCACGCAGGAGGAGCAGATGCGCGAGAGCGTCGCGCAGATCATCGACGACATCGCGCGCGCGGGACAGATCAGTTTCCGGGTGCCCGCGCGGGAGGCGGCGGACCTCATGCTCATGGTGTGGGAATCTGCCTCCGTGCGGGCCGTGATGTCGGGCGAGGGTCAGGCGGGCGCGGTCCGGCGCACGAGCGAGAAGCTCGCGGCCGTGGCCCGGCTGATCATCGAGCCGCGCGAGCCGTGA
- a CDS encoding polyphosphate kinase 2 family protein, which translates to MTAKSQHNWTADPAHVLRVGSGFVLSGRDPQSTPGYEGMKDDGRADLESGLEELAEYQERLFAASRGGAQDAVLLVLQAMDTAGKGGIVRHVVGGVDPQGVQLAAFKKPTEEELAHDFLWRIQKRVPEPGMLGVFDRSHYEDVLVARVHRLADEAEIERRFDAINEFEAGLVARGIRIVKVMLHISYEEQASRLRERLDRPDKHWKYNPGDVDERLRWPHYMSAYQSVFERTATEAAPWFVVPADRKWYARLAVQALLLDALEGIDPQWPAPTYDVEAEKKRLAAT; encoded by the coding sequence ATGACCGCGAAAAGCCAGCACAACTGGACCGCCGACCCCGCTCACGTGCTCAGGGTCGGCTCGGGCTTCGTGCTCTCGGGAAGGGATCCGCAGTCGACCCCGGGCTACGAGGGCATGAAGGACGACGGACGCGCCGACCTCGAGTCGGGGCTCGAGGAGCTCGCGGAGTATCAGGAACGGCTGTTCGCGGCCAGCAGGGGAGGCGCGCAGGATGCCGTGCTGCTCGTGCTGCAGGCGATGGACACCGCCGGCAAGGGCGGCATCGTCCGCCACGTGGTCGGCGGCGTCGACCCGCAGGGCGTGCAGCTGGCCGCCTTCAAAAAGCCCACGGAGGAGGAGCTCGCGCACGACTTCCTCTGGCGGATCCAGAAGCGGGTCCCGGAGCCCGGGATGCTCGGCGTCTTCGACCGCTCCCACTACGAGGACGTGCTCGTCGCGCGGGTGCACCGCCTCGCCGACGAGGCCGAGATCGAGCGTCGGTTCGACGCGATCAACGAGTTCGAGGCGGGGCTCGTGGCCCGCGGCATCCGCATCGTCAAGGTCATGCTGCACATCTCCTACGAGGAGCAGGCGTCCCGGTTGCGCGAGCGGCTGGACCGGCCGGACAAGCACTGGAAGTACAACCCGGGCGACGTCGACGAGCGCCTGCGCTGGCCCCACTACATGTCGGCGTACCAGAGCGTGTTCGAGCGCACCGCCACGGAGGCGGCGCCGTGGTTCGTCGTGCCGGCCGACCGGAAGTGGTACGCGCGGCTCGCGGTGCAGGCGCTGCTGCTCGACGCGCTCGAGGGGATCGACCCGCAGTGGCCGGCGCCCACCTACGACGTCGAGGCGGAGAAGAAGCGCCTAGCGGCGACGTAG
- a CDS encoding LLM class F420-dependent oxidoreductase, producing MLLETPVTLGVQLQPQHTPYPAIREAVARAEGMGVDILFNWDHFFPLSGDPDGMHFESWTELAAWAEQTERVQFGALVNCNSYRNPDLQADMARTIDHISAKGGETGRFIFGTGSGWFERDYTEYGYEFGTAGSRLDDLAAGLSRIEARWEVLNPAPTRRIPVLIGGAGEKKTLRIVARHADYWHSFVGPDDLPRKISIIEDWAARDGGDASRLVVSNEIARRSDEEVDALYDSGVRLFTLALRGPDFDWASVERWLRWRDERNAAGA from the coding sequence ATGCTTCTCGAGACCCCCGTCACACTCGGCGTGCAGCTGCAGCCTCAGCACACCCCCTACCCGGCGATCCGCGAGGCGGTCGCGCGCGCCGAGGGGATGGGGGTGGACATCCTCTTCAACTGGGACCATTTCTTCCCGCTCTCGGGGGATCCCGACGGCATGCATTTCGAATCCTGGACCGAGCTGGCGGCGTGGGCGGAGCAGACCGAGCGGGTGCAGTTCGGTGCGCTGGTCAACTGCAACAGCTACCGCAATCCCGACCTGCAGGCGGACATGGCCCGAACGATCGATCACATCAGCGCCAAGGGCGGCGAGACGGGCCGCTTCATCTTCGGCACCGGATCGGGCTGGTTCGAGCGCGACTACACCGAGTACGGCTACGAGTTCGGCACGGCGGGTTCGCGGCTCGACGATCTCGCCGCGGGGCTCTCGCGCATCGAGGCGCGGTGGGAGGTGCTCAACCCCGCCCCCACGCGGCGCATCCCCGTGCTCATCGGCGGCGCGGGCGAGAAGAAGACGCTGCGCATCGTCGCACGGCACGCCGACTACTGGCACAGCTTCGTCGGGCCCGACGACCTCCCCCGCAAGATCTCGATCATCGAGGACTGGGCCGCCCGCGACGGCGGCGACGCGAGCCGCCTCGTCGTCTCCAACGAGATCGCCCGCCGCAGCGACGAGGAGGTCGACGCCCTGTACGACAGCGGCGTGCGCCTGTTCACGCTCGCGCTGCGAGGGCCCGACTTCGACTGGGCATCGGTCGAGCGCTGGCTCCGCTGGCGCGACGAGCGAAACGCCGCCGGCGCATGA
- a CDS encoding o-succinylbenzoate synthase, producing MTGDTPPPPPLSELRERAQVVALPMRTHFRGIDVREVMILEGPEGATEFSPFPEYGDAEASAWLEAAIDFGWHPAPEPLRDSIPVNATVPAVAADAAAGVLERFEGCRTAKVKVAEPGQRLADDVARVRAVREIMGPEGRIRLDANGAWNLDEAEHAVHALAEFDLEYVEQPCAGLDELAELRRRIRYLGIPVAADESVRKADDPLAVARAGAADLLVIKAQPLGGPRRAAAIVAAAGLPAVVSSALDSSVGLAMGAALAAALPTLDYDCGLGTAALLAADVTAEPLRPVGGSIPVRRVVPDPALLDAYAVAADRRAWWIARLERCYEVLTARAAR from the coding sequence GTGACTGGCGACACCCCTCCCCCGCCCCCCCTGTCCGAGCTGCGCGAGCGCGCGCAGGTGGTCGCCCTGCCGATGCGCACGCACTTCCGCGGGATCGACGTGCGGGAGGTGATGATCCTGGAGGGCCCCGAGGGGGCGACCGAGTTCTCGCCCTTCCCCGAGTACGGGGATGCCGAGGCATCCGCGTGGCTCGAGGCCGCGATCGACTTCGGGTGGCACCCGGCGCCCGAGCCCCTGCGCGACTCGATCCCCGTCAACGCGACCGTGCCGGCCGTCGCGGCGGACGCCGCCGCGGGGGTGCTGGAGCGTTTCGAGGGCTGCCGGACGGCGAAGGTGAAGGTCGCCGAGCCCGGCCAGCGCCTGGCCGACGACGTCGCGCGCGTGCGGGCCGTGCGCGAGATCATGGGGCCGGAGGGCCGGATCCGCCTCGACGCGAACGGAGCCTGGAACCTCGACGAGGCCGAGCACGCCGTCCACGCCCTCGCGGAGTTCGACCTCGAGTACGTGGAGCAGCCCTGCGCCGGACTCGACGAGCTCGCGGAGCTGCGCCGGCGCATCCGGTACCTCGGCATCCCCGTCGCGGCCGACGAATCGGTGCGCAAGGCCGACGACCCCCTCGCGGTCGCCCGCGCCGGCGCGGCCGACCTGCTCGTGATCAAGGCGCAGCCGCTCGGCGGACCGCGTCGCGCGGCTGCCATCGTCGCCGCCGCGGGCCTGCCGGCCGTTGTCTCGAGCGCCCTCGACTCCTCCGTCGGGCTCGCGATGGGCGCGGCCCTCGCCGCGGCCCTGCCGACGCTCGACTACGACTGCGGCCTCGGCACCGCGGCGCTGCTCGCCGCAGACGTCACCGCCGAGCCCCTGCGCCCCGTCGGCGGCTCGATCCCCGTGCGCCGGGTCGTGCCCGATCCCGCTCTGCTCGACGCGTATGCCGTGGCCGCCGACCGCCGCGCGTGGTGGATCGCGCGCCTGGAGCGGTGCTACGAGGTGCTCACGGCTCGCGCGGCTCGATGA
- a CDS encoding PLD nuclease N-terminal domain-containing protein, with the protein MPRVLLILAVLALVFYVVSIVDCAVQPPNRHRGVPKSAWLAIIVVLPVLGGILWFVIGRGRRQTAAARRAPDDDPVFLGSIGSISDQDERIRRLEEELAQLDAEGVDPDGPAAEPTDTTAPPAGKADPDSDDPRRGSAG; encoded by the coding sequence ATGCCCCGCGTGCTGCTGATCCTGGCGGTCCTTGCGCTCGTGTTCTACGTCGTGAGCATCGTCGACTGCGCGGTGCAGCCCCCCAACCGGCACCGCGGAGTGCCGAAGTCGGCGTGGCTGGCGATCATCGTCGTGCTGCCGGTGCTCGGCGGCATCCTCTGGTTCGTCATCGGGCGCGGTCGCAGGCAGACGGCGGCGGCCCGACGGGCGCCGGACGACGACCCGGTCTTCCTCGGCAGCATCGGCTCGATCAGCGACCAGGACGAGCGCATCCGGCGCCTGGAGGAGGAGCTGGCCCAGCTCGACGCCGAGGGCGTCGACCCCGACGGTCCCGCCGCGGAGCCCACCGACACGACGGCGCCCCCCGCGGGCAAGGCCGATCCCGACTCCGACGACCCGCGCCGCGGGTCGGCCGGCTGA
- a CDS encoding AMP-binding protein gives MALLTPGDPADPLALQGALLQAMDAGGPAVVVGVDPARLDRDALPAGTALVLATSGSTGVPKRVALSAAALRASAAATAARIGEGAWVLALPASRIAGIQVLVRAALAGAPVQPAASGGAADVAAAAAALPAGAPAYTSLVPAQLRALLRDAPDALARFEAVLVGGQRTPPDLLEEAAERGIRVVRTYGSTETAGGCVYDGAPLPGVMLRIEAGEVLVAGEMLADGYVGEPAATAAAFPVRDGRRWYRTGDRGALAADGALQVTGRADNVIVSGGVNVSLDLVEAAVHTVPALRDAVVIGVADETWGEASVVVTAQGDARDLADARAAVERALGAAARPREVVRVGAVPLLASGKPDRVALRERFGGRRLG, from the coding sequence GTGGCACTACTGACCCCGGGCGACCCGGCCGATCCGCTCGCCCTGCAGGGGGCTCTCCTGCAGGCGATGGATGCCGGGGGCCCCGCCGTCGTCGTGGGGGTCGATCCCGCGCGACTCGACCGGGACGCCCTGCCCGCGGGCACCGCCCTCGTGCTCGCGACGAGCGGATCGACGGGCGTGCCCAAGCGGGTCGCGCTCTCGGCGGCGGCCCTGCGGGCGAGCGCCGCCGCCACGGCCGCGCGCATCGGCGAGGGCGCGTGGGTGCTGGCGCTCCCCGCGTCGCGCATCGCCGGCATCCAGGTGCTCGTGCGCGCGGCGCTCGCGGGCGCCCCCGTGCAGCCGGCCGCGTCGGGCGGAGCCGCCGACGTGGCGGCTGCCGCCGCGGCGCTCCCCGCCGGCGCGCCGGCCTACACGTCCCTCGTCCCCGCACAGCTGCGCGCCCTCCTGCGCGACGCCCCCGACGCCCTCGCCCGCTTCGAGGCGGTGCTGGTGGGCGGTCAGCGCACACCGCCCGACCTGCTCGAGGAGGCGGCGGAGCGGGGCATCCGGGTCGTGCGCACCTACGGCTCCACCGAGACCGCGGGAGGTTGCGTCTACGACGGGGCCCCGCTGCCCGGGGTGATGCTGCGCATCGAGGCGGGGGAGGTGCTCGTCGCGGGCGAGATGCTCGCGGACGGGTACGTCGGCGAGCCGGCCGCGACGGCGGCCGCCTTCCCCGTGCGGGACGGGCGGCGTTGGTACCGCACGGGCGATCGCGGCGCGCTCGCGGCGGACGGAGCGCTGCAGGTCACCGGACGGGCCGACAACGTCATCGTCTCGGGCGGCGTGAACGTCAGCCTCGACCTCGTCGAGGCCGCCGTGCACACGGTGCCCGCGCTGCGCGACGCCGTCGTGATCGGGGTGGCCGACGAGACGTGGGGCGAGGCATCCGTCGTCGTGACGGCCCAGGGGGACGCGCGCGACCTGGCCGACGCCCGTGCCGCGGTCGAGCGTGCGCTCGGGGCGGCGGCGCGCCCGCGGGAGGTCGTGCGGGTCGGGGCCGTTCCGCTGCTGGCCTCCGGCAAGCCCGACCGGGTGGCCCTGCGCGAGCGATTCGGCGGGCGCCGCCTGGGATGA
- a CDS encoding DUF4229 domain-containing protein, whose product MKLPPVLVYTILRLLAFLVPLGLLLLLPIFRQNWLLAVVFAALIGLSLSLIFLRRPLEQVSTEIQARRRRRAERDEDAEDAEADATPAGDASADEGPGEQGGVAERGQ is encoded by the coding sequence GTGAAACTGCCGCCCGTCCTCGTCTACACGATCCTGCGGCTGCTGGCGTTCCTGGTCCCCCTGGGTCTGCTGTTGCTGCTGCCGATCTTCCGCCAGAACTGGCTGCTGGCGGTGGTCTTCGCGGCCCTCATCGGCTTGAGCCTCTCGCTCATCTTCCTGCGCCGCCCGCTCGAGCAGGTGAGCACCGAGATCCAGGCGCGGCGCCGCCGCCGAGCGGAACGCGACGAGGACGCAGAGGATGCCGAGGCCGATGCGACACCCGCCGGCGACGCCTCAGCCGACGAAGGCCCAGGCGAGCAGGGCGGCGTAGCCGAGCGAGGTCAGTGA
- a CDS encoding 1,4-dihydroxy-2-naphthoyl-CoA synthase gives MTMVSELFDADAWATAPGADAYTDITAHLSLDGRIARIAFDRPEVRNAFRPRTVDELYDALDRVRQDPRVGVVLLTGNGPSPKDGGWAFCSGGDQRIRGRDGYTYAADEATAPDPARAGRLHILEVQRLIRFMPKVVIGVIPGWAAGGGHSLHVVCDLSIASAEHGRFKQTDADVGSFDAGYGSAYFARQIGQKFAREVFFLAEEYSAERAYEMGAVNRVVPHAELEREAIAMARTILTKSPTAIRMLKFAFNAVDDGMVGQQVFAGEATRLAYGTDEAVEGRDSFLHKRDPDWSPYPWHY, from the coding sequence ATGACCATGGTCTCCGAGCTCTTCGACGCCGACGCGTGGGCCACCGCGCCCGGTGCCGACGCCTACACCGACATCACGGCGCACCTCTCCCTCGACGGGCGGATCGCCCGCATCGCGTTCGATCGTCCCGAGGTGCGCAACGCCTTCCGTCCCCGCACGGTGGACGAGCTGTACGACGCGCTCGACCGCGTGCGACAGGACCCGCGGGTGGGTGTCGTGCTGCTCACGGGCAACGGGCCGAGCCCCAAGGACGGGGGATGGGCGTTCTGCTCGGGCGGCGACCAGCGCATCCGGGGCCGCGACGGATACACCTACGCGGCCGACGAGGCGACCGCCCCCGACCCCGCGCGGGCGGGGCGGCTGCACATCCTCGAGGTGCAGCGCCTCATCCGCTTCATGCCCAAGGTCGTCATCGGCGTGATCCCCGGCTGGGCCGCGGGCGGCGGACACAGCCTCCACGTCGTGTGCGACCTGTCGATCGCGAGCGCCGAGCACGGCCGCTTCAAGCAGACCGATGCCGATGTCGGCTCCTTCGACGCCGGGTACGGCAGCGCCTACTTCGCGCGCCAGATCGGGCAGAAGTTCGCGCGGGAGGTGTTCTTCCTGGCAGAGGAGTACTCGGCCGAGCGGGCCTACGAGATGGGCGCCGTCAACCGCGTCGTGCCCCACGCCGAGCTCGAGCGCGAGGCGATCGCGATGGCGCGCACGATCCTCACGAAATCGCCGACCGCCATCCGCATGCTGAAGTTCGCCTTCAACGCCGTCGACGACGGCATGGTGGGCCAGCAGGTGTTCGCGGGGGAGGCGACCCGCCTGGCGTACGGCACCGACGAGGCCGTCGAGGGGCGCGACTCCTTCCTGCACAAGCGCGACCCGGACTGGTCGCCGTACCCGTGGCACTACTGA